From Triplophysa dalaica isolate WHDGS20190420 chromosome 24, ASM1584641v1, whole genome shotgun sequence:
ACgaccaaaaaaacaaagactaaaGTTAGCATATTCTCTGCCCTCAGTGAAGGGGAGGCCACAGACTTAGCCCAGGAGCTTGGGGCAATGCTTGGGCGACATGTCACCCTAGATATGAGTACAAGTATTCCAGGTGCTGAGGCAGAGGTTGCAAAGTAGGTTGATTTCCACATACAAGGAGGAAATTTCTATACTTACTACTTACAAATCTATCCATTCACCCTTAATAGGAAAACACTGCGCACTCTCCAGTGCTTGCTTAGGGAAAGACTGGGAGAGGAATCACCTTTTAGTCTGATCACCCATTCATTTGGACCACAAGTTGTAGATGTTGTCATCTCATTTTTAATCAGTCAGTTTAAGTAGATGTGCattgattttataaaacaaattcagACTGTGAACTGTTGTTAAATATCACATGGTTATGCAGCTTAATTTAAATGTAGAGATGACATTACCAGATCAATAGTATTAAACAagtacatatatacataaatgtatgaaaaacttTTCAACAATAGACCTAAACAGAAGTCTCTTTATCTTCATGCTTTTATGTGAagttattacaaaataaacatgtttaaattctGTTGCAAAATCTTGGATGTCTATCATTTTTGCATTCAACTTTTGTATTTAGCTTTAGTATTTAGCCTTTTAAAATTCTTTCCATATCTCCGTTTCATGTTTTTTGCCCTTTGTGGAAACAATGGTCTTATCTTCCTGGTCAAATCCacatttatttctgtacatGTAGGTCCAGTCTTGCAGCCATTTGTTACAGTGTCGTGTAATTCTTTTATTTGGTGGCAAATGAGCTGGGGAATTGACTGCCATTTTTGCACAGTCTCCAGTATttcctttaacatctgaatttCTGTTTTGAGGGGTTTGCAGCAGTGTCCATGTTGACTTGCTGTGATGTGTCCTGATCTATAGTAGCAGCTGTTTTTAACGTGATATCAAATAATTCACATGCCAGGAGAAGGCAAGCACATTTCTCATGATGCGAGTATGTACAACAGGTACACTGAAGTGTTGTTGCTGAAGTGTGGTAAATTCTCTCGTTGCATAAACTTTTTACATCCACCTCTTTAGTGTCAAAGCACAGAACTGAGTAAAGTTTATTTTGCTTAATTACACTAGCATGTGCATTCATTTGAAAATCCAAAGCAGGGAACTTCTGAGAATCATGTTCACGCAGCAAATCAGTAAGTACAAGGTGTTTACATTGATGTCCTCTGATTCCCATTGGGCAGCTACAAAAACTTTCAGATGGACAAACTTTGTAGGTAAGACCAGTGGTTTGTTCTGATGTTACTTCATAAAGGTACATGTCGTTGGATACAAGATTAATGTTATTCTGCCAACCTTTCTCTATCAATCGTGATGCTGAGTGAAGTATTTGTCCTGACTTCAAAGAAACATTGTTCATTCTTCCAACTGCCTGCAAATCTTGAATGGCCTGGAAGTATCCATCTGTCTTCTTGAGGATAATTTTTATAAGATCATCCAGCCTACGGTTCCTAATGCCACCCAAAAACTGATATTTAAGGCGATGGAAAAATCTACTTTGACAAGGAAaggaaaacaaaatatgttttagtgTGATTGTGTGACCTTGATCTTTTTTAAATACCAAACACTTGTGACTCTATTACTAAACTTTGCATTGTTAATTCATGATGAAGTTAAATAATACCTTTCAACAAGATTGTTTGTATCAGAATCCGCATGGTTGTAGCATCGACCAAAGTCAGACCACATGTTTCCTATTTCCAGCCAGTGATCCTTGAAGTATGAGCAAAGAGCTGGGATATCTTCAAACCTCTTGAGGAATTGTTCAGCTGTTGACTTAAAGTCAAGTTCCTATATTCGAATATTAGAAAAATCATAAGTAAttagatgttaaataaaaaaaattccctaaaataaaaatacacatgtaaGTATAATAGGGCACAAGAAAACGAAAGGGAATATATCATTTCACATACTGTTGTACAAAGCTTCATCTTTCTGATGAAAGAAACAATTTCTGTCCTGACATCAGTATTTGATAATCCACTAACTCCAGAGTCTGTTTTTGAAAGCCAACGGACAACAGCCTGAAAACAGATACATCTATTACATTATTCGATTTGtgcgcgtgtgtctgtgtgtaagtGCATGCATGTATGGAATGGATATACATACTTGCATAACATGATACCAGCACAGAAGGATATCTGACTCTGGAAAGACTCTCCGCAAAGCATTTATCTCACACATGTCCTTGTCCACCATGAAGCACCTTCAGGAAACAAAAACTATAAGGATGAATAAACATCTTATTCAATTTAACTTGTCTCTGTAAATCTtgtaaatattacacaaacTATAATACTGTGAATAATGTTCTGAATTAAATGTGTACTTCAATTAACAATTGACAGTTTATGACAATCCAACGTAGTAAAAATTTCAGTTGAGTGTATTAAGTAAAGAGACAACCTTGCAATTATATCATGTATTTTAATACCATATCTCTTAATTTATTCACTTATTATAATTTTGATTACAATGTATGTAAagatgcaaaaatgaaaatttaaacgtaaaaagcactatatagattaaactaaatttaataaaatatgaaaacctTGGTGCAGGACACACTCTCCTAAATTGCTGTAAAGCCAATCCCAGTGTTGACTCTTTTTCATTGCTTGTTACTATAAAGGCAACAGGAACTCCATGGCCATAGTCATCTCTTATAGCCAGTGTATAAAGTGGAAAATTATACTGGTTGACGCAATGAGTGGCATCCAAAAATATAATGTTCTTTCCATGTCGGTTCAGATTATCTCTCATGTTGGGTGTCTGAAGGATAATTATAAGATCATTCTCTTGGGTAAAAGgctgaaagaaaacaacattgtCCTTGCATTGACCAGTTAATAATTGGGCTGAACTAATAGCATCATCTTTATTCAAATGGCTTCTGCGCAGCAAACATGTGCGAATACTCTCAATGTCCTTTGGAGTAACAAAATACTGACGGTTGTTCAAGTCAGTATGTCCACGAGATCTGGACCATTTGTGAGCTTCCAGTAGAATGATATCTGGCTTCACACCCAGTGATATCCATTCTTCAATCTGCTTTCGCAAATCTGGACACACTGCTTGAAAGTGTCCTTCTTTTTCACAAGTTGCATTGTGCCCATTGTGTTCTTTGCTGGTACGTTGCACAATGACTTTGTGGCTCAGCCAATCATCTTTTATCTTAAATGATGTGTAAGCCATACATCCTGCAGTTTTGTAACTTCCATCATTTGGATTCCCTGAACGGATACAGTAAAAAATATAGTATCCTCTATCCTTGTCCTTCTGACTTGCAGAATTTGTGTTCCTAAAAAGGTTCAAAGTTTCAAGTATTTTCTGAATGAACACCTCATGATTTTCTTCCTTCCTCAGAACATGGACATcaactgtaatatttttgttttttcctctttgTCTTTCTTCACTCAACACTGTTTTTCTTATACAATCCTCCATTTCAGTTTACATGCTGTGGAGAAAAAAGGCAGATTAGCCAAGTAAAGATGTCCCTTAATACAAAATTGTATTCTTATTATAattgtagaagaaagaaatcaaTGACTGTATTATAACAAGTGAACTACAAGAAATATGACCCTGAGACAACACAAGAGACActccatttttattattattattattatataaattaactAAGATGAACTATAAAAAATGTCCCTGGGTCGGCACAAGCTACaggatttcattttaaattaagcaGACCATTACACACCCAGATATGGGTATACATGTGTTCACACTGTTTGGAGCCCATTTTGAATGctgttattaatgtattaatgtaagcagactattttaattaaaatatatatattctaatTGAAATGCTgttgtcttttaaaataaaataaaatagtttaagaaatatatttcttattttaccagaactttactgtaaaattgtgtaaaaatgtcatgtcatgtcatgcatatgatgaccctggatcaacacagaaatatgatgaccctggatcaacacagaaatatgatgaccctagATCAACACATgcaaacgatgaccctggatcaacacaaaaatatgatgaccctggatcaacacagaaatatgatgaccctggatcaacacaggcatatggtgaccctggatcaacacaggcatatggtgaccctggattaacacagaaatatgatgaccctagATCAACACATgcaaacgatgaccctggatcaacacaaaaatatgaagaccctggatcaacacagaaatatgatgaccctggatcaacacaggcatatggtgaccctggatcaacacagaaatatgatgaccctggatcaacacaggcttatggtgaccctggatcaacacaggcatatggtgaccctggattaacacagaaatatgatgaccctggatcaacacaggcatatggtgaccctggattaacacaggcatatggtgaccctggatcaacacagaaatatgatgaccctggatcaacacagaaatatgatgaccctggatcaacacaggcatatggtgaccctggatcaacacagaaatatgatgaccctggatcaacacagaaatatgatgaccctagATCAACACATgcaaacgatgaccctggatcaacacaaaaatatgatgaccctggatcaacacagaaatatgatgaccctggatcaacacaggcatatggtgaccctggatcaacacaggcatatggtgaccctggatcaacacaggcatatggtgaccctggattaacacagaaatatgatgaccctagATCAACACATgcaaacgatgaccctggatcaacacaaaaatatgatgaccctggatcaacacagaaatatgatgaccctggatcaacacaggcttatggtgaccctggatcaacacaaaaatatgatgaccctggatcaacacagaaatatgatgaccctggatcaacacaggcatatggtgaccctggatcaacacaggcatatggtgaccctggatcaacacaggcatatggtgaccctggattaacacagaaatatgatgaccctagATCAACACATgcaaacgatgaccctggatcaacacaaaaatatgatgaccctggatcaacacagaaatatgatgaccctggatcaacacaggcatatggtgaccctggatcaacacaggcatatggtgaccctggatcaacacaggcatatggtgaccctggattaacacagaaatatgatgaccctagATCAACACATgcaaacgatgaccctggatcaacacaaaaatatgatgaccctggatcaacacagaaatatgatgaccctggatcaacacaggcatatggtgaccctggatcaacacagaaatatgatgaccctggatcaacacaggcttatggtgaccctggatcaacacaggcatatggtgaccctggattaacacagaaatatgatgaccctggatcaacacagaaatatggtgaccctggatcaacacaggcatatggtgaccctggattaacacaggcatatggtgaccctggatcaacacagaaatatgatgaccctggatcaacacagaaatatgatgaccctggatcaacacaggcatatggtgaccctggatcaacacagaaatatgatgaccctagATCAACACATgcaaacgatgaccctggatcaacacaggcatatggtgaccctggatcaacacaggcatatggtgaccctggatcaacacagaaatatgatgaccctggatcaacacaggcatatggtgaccctggatcaacacaggcatatggtgaccctggatcaacacagaaatatgatgaccctggatcaacacaggcatatggtgaccctggattaacacaggcatatggtgaccctggatcaacacagaaatatgatgaccctggatcaacacaggcatatggtgaccctggatcaacacagaaatatgatgaccctagAATAACACAAGCATATGATAGTTCAACTGCTTTTATGTAGAATCCATTGAtcaattattgtttatattacgAACCTTAGTGAAAGATGTCTCGGAATCGACACAATGTTGTCCCCAGAtcagcaaaatatattttatcgtTTCAATTATCATCGATCCAACTCTATCAGtgaagatttgtaaaaaaaatatcgTCTTCcacatgaacaaataaaaacgtGCAACATAGATCGGGTGATACAATCGCGGGGAAATAACTCCCGGACTGTGCGGCAAAACAGTTATGGGCTCGGATGCCGATTTACATTCTATAAGGGCATTTAGCTAGTGTTGGCGTTACTTGTTAATCCATCGTGAAATTGAGATGCGATAGAAAATTGTTTGGACGATTAACGCCTCATATGGCAGTCTATGCGATTGCTAGCGTCAGTACACAAACCATAATACAACTATAAAACAATAAGGAACCTTATGCTGAGCAGGAGCggatttaaaatgcaataagtTATAAACTTACCTTGCCTGCACCAAACGAATGTGGAGCGCTGTGTCTTGTAAGGCGAAAATCAGAAACCGTCGCTGCACGAAAACCGGCGCTCAAACTCAACGAGGTGACGTTGATGATGCTGATTGGTTGAACCGTTGGAGGTGAAGGGCCTCCCTTGTGGACCCAGGAACGCGTCGAACTCGGCAAAATCAGGTCGTGCgggttctcctgagggtttttttctcgattggagttttgggttcctcgccaccatttgcatattgttttgcactatttgcctggccgggggggctgctttagaactTAAAAGTTAGCCattattaatattgcatataagatgCATAGAATTTATAGttcgtttaatatttgacctgtgtttctctctcctatgtgtgctttcactgtgcatgtgtgcgagtgtgtttgcgtgtgtgcgtctatgtcaatgtgtgtaagtatgtatgcatattgtgtgtgtggagcatttgtatgtatTTCTTTTGTGGTTTTCACctctttcttgtttttacaggtatatgcctttagttgtttttcttgtattcaatgtgtttcgtgtacagctgctttgtaacaaagaaaattgtaaaaagctctatataaataaagttgagttgagaatatGATAAATACACTGGAGAGCTCTGAACAGAAAAAGTCAATAATTTAGCTTTAGccttgaaaaaaaatgcaatcaATGTTCACAAAAAGAACAGGGATTGATGTTTGCAGATATCAGTCAGTACATGAAAGACAAGGGAAAACCTGTGACTGCGCTGGATGACCCCGAGTGGGTTCGTGATCTTGCTTTTATGGTGGATGTAACTGAGCACTTAAATGTGCTCAATACTAAGATTCAAGTAGGCAACAAATTTGTGCCGAATATAATGATTGCATTCGCACATTTAAGATGAAACTACATCTGTGGGCGAAGCAGCTTTCCCAAGGCAACCCAGCTCATAAAAATCTGTGCACACCGCTCGCGACACAGACAACATGtacaaatacaaagaaaaaatgatttgcacACTACTGTAGTAGCATGTGAACTGGGACATGTTTTGTTGTGATTCTCCATGTTGACTGATTTGGGTATATGGAGAGAAATCAATGACATTTTCCTCAGTCTGCAGCATTGGTCTTGTGTAGTGTTTAGTGAACCATTGTATAGTTGCACTTTTTCTGTGTACttcatttacattatttcagCATCGTTTCCAGGTCTTCAGTGAACTTGAGACGGAATTCTCTCTCTTATGTTCACCGTTTACTGCGAGCGGAACAGATGAACCGGAGGACCTTCAACTGGAACTAATCGAACTGAAGTGCAGCAAACCTTTGAAAGACAAATTCACAACAGTCACTGAGGATATATTTTACCAACACCTCGAACAGCCGTTCCCCAAAATGAGAGGTGTTGTGTCCAAAATCCTCAGCATCTTCGGGACCACATACGTCTGTGAGCAGGCATTTTCCGTGATGAACATTAAGAAGTCCAATCTGCGCTCTCGACTCCCACACAGACATCTAAATGACATTATGAGAGTGGCAACTGCTCAAAAACTGGTTGCTGATGAGGATGCACTGGTTGAAGAAAAGAGATGTCAGGTGTCAGGAAGCAGGAattaaatcataataataatataatattaattttagaaAGAGCGGGTCCTGATGGTCTAGCCCAGCTGGTTTGTACGTATCCAGTTTTAGCAGCTCTTTCAGAACATCTGCTGTCTGGATTTCAGTGAAGGAGAAGCTGTGGAGGCTTCGATATAGAAAcggcaaaaaaaaatgatttcccaCAATCTTTGTAATTGCTAGACGGACAATGGATGGTGTAGATTAGCCAGTTTATGTAAACAtgtgaaaacgtcttggttacgtatgtaacctcagttccctgatggagggaacgagacgttgtgtcgagaacgacagatggggttcgcccttgagaaccaatcaactctgactactatagaaaaggccaatgaaatttggcgaatgcaatttgcatgccgggctccgcccccggaaatccggtataaaaggaggccggcgtgcagcattcacttacctttgttctgaagagcctgagacctatcaaactgcagcagaatacgatacgtgttcgtggcataagggacacaacgtctcgttccctccatcagggaactgaggttacatacgtaaccaagacgttccctttctgtcggtctctcgacgttgtgtcgagaacgacagatggggttgcctatggaaaacgccacaacgctgtatcgcgtcacaatctctagcgaagcgacggtaacaagcctgggcgtgtcatctcgaagctttcgtgagactgtaaccttccagtgtggtggtcggggggttccagagctttcttggagaaagatgggtacagccctgaccggtaactttcacggacggggccttagctctctataggcgagaggccgtccagatcagtttacaccgggtaagcgcgactcttaatcagagaagcgctacagaggccacctcctacccgtggggaggaatatggtggatataggtatggtatcgtccttggaggagaacgcatggaacgtgcggactgagtagttaaccgcgaggtggaggcccacctggggaagctcatgggttaccaggagtgggaaccattctcatgaggatacatcagacggaacagcccacggagggggtgttacagacgtccggtagcactaggtccggttagagctatctgtgatagctcacatggtatcccggcctaagggggaaggctgctctgcccagccagcccccagggggtgcttgtttggtgatggatggaatgcctattcttaaccagtgtctgggtaagaagggaggctggtgaggtaccagtttcttagcgatgtgttcgggtaagaagaaaaggtaaatagcacactgacccaacctgttagagggtggaaaggtgctttcgcaggcatacgcctccccggatgccagtcctacatgtcgccacgcaggacgtgggctgacaccgggtttacgcgaaggttgttaacccttgcgaaggtgtttgggcatagcccaacccgcagctctacagatgtctgctagagaggcgcttctgccagtgtccaggaggtggctaaactccgtgtggagtgagccctcactgccaatgggcatgggagattctgagatcggaatgccgtcgtaacggcgtccacgacccagtgcgccagcctctgtttggagacagccttccccttctgctgtcctccaacagacacggagctggtcagagcttcagagctctgcgtgcggtccagtacgtactggacacaacactaatcgggttgggtcttcctcccctatggggagcgcctgcaagttcaccacttggccccggagggagtagtgggaacttcttgggcacgcacccgggcctgggtctcaagataacgtgagagtttccagggccgagtttaaggcaatccagggacacggaggatgctctgtggtcccctaccctcttgaaggaagtgagcgccgtcaggagggccgtcttactctatgaggaagatcggaacctccgaggggctctttggggggccctgaggctccccaggaccacttagggtcccaagagggtatggagcggagatgaggcggattccgccctctcgctgcttaggaacctggtgaccaggtcgtgttgccctagaaactttccaccgactgagtcgtgatgagtggcaatagcgactacatacactttcagtgtggaagggagatgttagtctccagtctcgtgaggaggggaacacaatcctgatcaagcacctcagtgggtctttctcgttgagaaagacaccaggacgagaagaggcaccgtctagaggcgtgtaaccgcctagtagatggggccctagcctgggtgatggtctcagccgtatagggggagtagccatcttaggatcttctcgtcccgtctagagaccagacatgggtgttccagaggtctgatctgggatgccagaacgtgtccttcccctgagagagcaggtcctctgtcaggggaatggttcagggggagtcgctgtccagagcatcggctctgaggccaagtgcggttagaccggtgtggtgtaaccaataacacttggtgctcctgctccctgaccttgcacagagtctgtacaagaaggctcctggggggggaaggtgtgcttccgcccatcccgcggccagctgtgcgcaaggatatccgtgccgagggcagggactatcaagcgggcaaatggtggtgttacgggaggtgaacaggttttacctgggcctacccgaacagcctccaaatgagctggactgcacgggggtggagtcgccactctccacgaggcataaactggcgagaaagcacgtcggctgtctagttcagtttgcccggggtgtgtggcctcaactcgaggggtattagcccgcgaggacgccatgtgtcccaggagcctctgaattgtttcagggggaccgctgtctgcctaaaatgttcatttcagacagttcaacactggttgggcacaactgcggacaggtgtgccgacatggtgacagagttgagttccataccgagaaagaggatgctctgcactggggagagcttgcccctctcttggttgacctggagtcccaatcgacctaggtgccggagcaccaggtccctttgtgtacataacagatctcgcgagtgtgccaagataggccagtcgctgagatagtttagtacccgctcgccttcctcctctcagggagaaagggcggtcagggacagaccgaaagggaggactctgtactgatatgcccgcctctcgcacgcgaaccgtgggaacggccggtgtcgaggaggatcgagacatgaaagtaagcgtccttcaggtcgattgccacgaaccaatcctgacacctcatagatgtcaggacgcgcctctgtgtgagcaccctgaatggcagcttgtgaaggtgctctgttcagggtacgcagcctttgggggcaacccgccgtctttcttgggaacgatgaagtgcgggtggtgacccactgaacatcttggttttgagggacgaactcgatgcctgttttgccagaagggtggtgacctctacccgaagtacggaggcgtccctgcctctgacagagggagagatgatgccccgaaacttgggtgagtctctggcgaactggatcgagtaaccaagacggaccgccctcattagccagcgagacagtgtgggcagctctcgagctcccagggactgtgacagggtgaccaaggggacggtctgcttcatcattcccacagggggtggttcgtcggctggcggagctaaccatgtcgcggggagtccccggagggaaggtttttgctccgcctgcttacctgcctggcgggacaacggcacgcactgtcggtttg
This genomic window contains:
- the LOC130413949 gene encoding uncharacterized protein LOC130413949 isoform X2, whose amino-acid sequence is MRDNLNRHGKNIIFLDATHCVNQYNFPLYTLAIRDDYGHGVPVAFIVTSNEKESTLGLALQQFRRVCPAPRCFMVDKDMCEINALRRVFPESDILLCWYHVMQAVVRWLSKTDSGVSGLSNTDVRTEIVSFIRKMKLCTTELDFKSTAEQFLKRFEDIPALCSYFKDHWLEIGNMWSDFGRCYNHADSDTNNLVERFFHRLKYQFLGGIRNRRLDDLIKIILKKTDGYFQAIQDLQAVGRMNNVSLKSGQILHSASRLIEKGWQNNINLVSNDMYLYEVTSEQTTGLTYKVCPSESFCSCPMGIRGHQCKHLVLTDLLREHDSQKFPALDFQMNAHASVIKQNKLYSVLCFDTKEVDVKSLCNERIYHTSATTLQCTCCTYSHHEKCACLLLACELFDITLKTAATIDQDTSQQVNMDTAANPSKQKFRC
- the LOC130413949 gene encoding uncharacterized protein LOC130413949 isoform X3, which encodes MVDKDMCEINALRRVFPESDILLCWYHVMQAVVRWLSKTDSGVSGLSNTDVRTEIVSFIRKMKLCTTELDFKSTAEQFLKRFEDIPALCSYFKDHWLEIGNMWSDFGRCYNHADSDTNNLVESRFFHRLKYQFLGGIRNRRLDDLIKIILKKTDGYFQAIQDLQAVGRMNNVSLKSGQILHSASRLIEKGWQNNINLVSNDMYLYEVTSEQTTGLTYKVCPSESFCSCPMGIRGHQCKHLVLTDLLREHDSQKFPALDFQMNAHASVIKQNKLYSVLCFDTKEVDVKSLCNERIYHTSATTLQCTCCTYSHHEKCACLLLACELFDITLKTAATIDQDTSQQVNMDTAANPSKQKFRC
- the LOC130413949 gene encoding uncharacterized protein LOC130413949 isoform X1; protein product: MRDNLNRHGKNIIFLDATHCVNQYNFPLYTLAIRDDYGHGVPVAFIVTSNEKESTLGLALQQFRRVCPAPRCFMVDKDMCEINALRRVFPESDILLCWYHVMQAVVRWLSKTDSGVSGLSNTDVRTEIVSFIRKMKLCTTELDFKSTAEQFLKRFEDIPALCSYFKDHWLEIGNMWSDFGRCYNHADSDTNNLVESRFFHRLKYQFLGGIRNRRLDDLIKIILKKTDGYFQAIQDLQAVGRMNNVSLKSGQILHSASRLIEKGWQNNINLVSNDMYLYEVTSEQTTGLTYKVCPSESFCSCPMGIRGHQCKHLVLTDLLREHDSQKFPALDFQMNAHASVIKQNKLYSVLCFDTKEVDVKSLCNERIYHTSATTLQCTCCTYSHHEKCACLLLACELFDITLKTAATIDQDTSQQVNMDTAANPSKQKFRC